From a single Lolium rigidum isolate FL_2022 chromosome 7, APGP_CSIRO_Lrig_0.1, whole genome shotgun sequence genomic region:
- the LOC124674682 gene encoding deoxymugineic acid synthase 1-D-like codes for MAFTTAVPEVVLRSGNARPMPAIGMGTAKFPLVPETAMDAVLAAVELGYRHFDTASMYRTEPPLGDALAEAVRRGLVASREEVFVTTKLWCTQCHPHLVLPSLRESLQNLQMEYVDLYLIHWPVCLKPGPRVFPAKREDAVPFDFEGVWREMEECHRLGLAKAIGVSNFTTWHLDKILAAATIPPAVNQVELNPVWQQRKLRAYCAEKGIHVAAYSPLGGQNWSGEGNAVLESEVLAEIAKARGKSVAQVALRWIYEQGLTPIVKSFSKERLKQNLEIFDWELTDDDLIKISQIPQKKTVTAADVIFSPEGEFTSVKLSDIEVVEE; via the exons ATGGCATTCACAACGGCGGTGCCGGAGGTGGTGCTGAGATCCGGCAACGCCAGACCTATGCCGGCGATCGGCATGGGCACGGCCAAGTTCCCGCTCGTGCCGGAGACTGCCATGGACGCCGTGCTCGCGGCCGTGGAGCTCGGCTACCGCCACTTCGACACGGCCTCCATGTACAGGACCGAGCCGCCGCTAGGCGACGCGCTGGCGGAGGCTGTGCGGCGCGGGCTGGTGGCGTCCCGGGAGGAGGTGTTCGTCACCACCAAGCTCTGGTGCACGCAGTGCCACCCGCACCTCGTGCTCCCGTCCCTCCGGGAAAGCCTCCA GAATCTGCAAATGGAGTACGTGGACCTGTACCTGATCCACTGGCCGGTCTGCCTGAAGCCCGGGCCACGGGTGTTCCCGGCCAAGCGGGAGGACGCCGTGCCATTCGACTTCGAGGGCGTGTGGCGGGAGATGGAGGAGTGCCACCGCCTTGGGCTGGCCAAGGCCATCGGCGTCAGCAACTTCACCACCTGGCACCTCGACAAGATCCTAGCAGCTGCCACCATCCCGCCTGCCGTCAACCAG GTGGAACTGAACCCTGTCTGGCAGCAGAGAAAGCTTAGGGCGTACTGCGCAGAGAAGGGTATCCACGTCGCGGCGTACTCGCCATTGGGTGGGCAGAACTGGTCCGGGGAGGGAAACGCCGTGCTGGAATCAGAGGTGCTGGCCGAGATTGCTAAGGCTAGAGGAAAGAGCGTCGCACAG gTAGCATTGAGGTGGATCTATGAGCAAGGACTGACCCCAATCGTCAAGAGCTTCAGCAAGGAGAGGCTCAAGCAAAACCTCGAGATCTTCGACTGGGAGCTCACTGACGACGACTTGATCAAGATCAGCCAGATTCCACAGAAGAAGACTGTCACAGCTGCCGACGTAATTTTCTCTCCAGAGGGAGAGTTCACGTCAGTGAAGCTTTCAGACATTGAAGTTGTCGAGGAATAG